ACCTCCACCGTCTCCAGCCAGTCCCTCTCGCGCTGGGTGGGAACGCGGGCAAGCCGGTCGGCGGCGGTCGGCGCGAAGGCGGCGAGCACGGCCAGCGCCGCCTCCCGGTCCTGCTCCATCCAGATCGGATGGTTGAAGGTCTGGGCTTCGCCCCAGTACGCCATCGCGAAATCGGGATCGACCTCGCGTGCCCGCCTGAAGCGGGCCGCGGCATCCTCGTATTCGAAGTTGTGCAGGAGCAGCAGCCCGGCTTCGAAGTGCGGCTGCGCCTCGGGGGACCCCGACGTGGGGAAGTTCACGGTTCCGAGTTCCTGCGCGCGTGCCGGCGCCGGGGCGAGGAGGCAACACAGGGCACCGAGGACCAGGATGGTCTTCCCGGAAACCGTCCAGGCACGAGCGTTCATCTGGCTGATTCCTTCGGGTGGTTTGAGGATCGGGCTTAATCTAATGTCTGCCGACCTCGGGAGAGGCGCCAGAGCGCGTGGTTGCGCAGGTTTGGTCGATTCCGCCGGCAGGCTTAGGTTCCTGACGCTCGCGATGGACGCAGCCGGCGCTGGTCAACCTGCGGAGAGCCCGATGTCCGAAGTATCTCTGGGTTGTTTCCCGTGACGCGTCCCGCATTCGCGCGGGTCACCTTTCGTCCCCTGGTTCCGGCGGACTGGCCGGAGGTGGCCGAGATCTACCGGCAGGGAATCGAATCCGGCGACGCCACCTTCGAGACCGAGGTCCCGACCTGGGATTCCTGGAACGCGGGCCGCAGCCCCGATTGCCGGATCGTCGCCGAGATGGACGGCCGGACCGTTGGGTTCGCCGCGCTCAGTCCGCTATCGGGCCGCTGCGTCTACGGCGGCGTGCGCGAGGTGACGATCTACATTGCGGAATCGGCCCAGGGCCGGGGCGTGGGCAGCGCACTGCTGCGCGAGCTCGTCGCCGACACCGAGGCATCGGGCATCTGGACCCTCGAGGCGGGCATCTTCCCGGAGAACGGGGCCTCGATCCGGATTTTCGAGCGGTGCGGATTCCGCATTCTCGGCACGCACGAGCGCCTGGGCCGGTTTCATGACGGCCGCTGGCGCGATGTCGTGCTCATGGAGCGGCGAAGCCGGGTCGCGGGAGTGGACTGACGATTCCGATGGCAGCCTCCCCCCCGGCGTCGTCCCGGTCGCCTGCGAGCGGCCGGAGCGCGCTCACGGTCGCGGTCACGCTGACCGTGGCCCACTTGGCGAACGACGCCTACGTCGCCTTCCTGCACCCGCTCCTGCCGCGTCTGATGGACAAGCTGGGTCTGTCCATCGCAGCCGCGGCCTTGCTGAGCGTGATCCTCTCCTTGGCGTCGTCCCTCCCTCAGCCGCTCATGGGATACCTCGCCGACCGCGTGGGCCGGCGCTGGCTGGTGGCGCTCGGGCCCATCGTCTCCGGCATCTTCCTCAGCCTCATCGGACTCGCGCCAACTTTCGGCGTGCTGGTTGCGCTATTGACGCTGGGTGGGCTCGGGAGCGCCTTCTTCCATCCGCCGGCGGTGTCCCTTGCAGGCCGAGTATCGGA
The genomic region above belongs to Gammaproteobacteria bacterium and contains:
- a CDS encoding GNAT family N-acetyltransferase: MTRPAFARVTFRPLVPADWPEVAEIYRQGIESGDATFETEVPTWDSWNAGRSPDCRIVAEMDGRTVGFAALSPLSGRCVYGGVREVTIYIAESAQGRGVGSALLRELVADTEASGIWTLEAGIFPENGASIRIFERCGFRILGTHERLGRFHDGRWRDVVLMERRSRVAGVD